A single Xenopus laevis strain J_2021 chromosome 3S, Xenopus_laevis_v10.1, whole genome shotgun sequence DNA region contains:
- the LOC121402021 gene encoding olfactory receptor 1496-like — MNNFTFVGIFQILAFSNNSEKRPFLFLIFCLLYLTGVLWNLLMIIVISRNHYLHTPMYVFLAHLSFVDICYPSVTLPKLMDILLSGDNSISFVQCFTQMFFFIFMGGTEIALLSSMAYDRYVAICQPLHYHFIMSRKKCLLLLGVTWISGCGNALFLLILASKLLFCRSNKIYQFFCDVKALLSISCSNKFFQVMIFIEALLYGLCPFLLSLSSYMKIINIILQIKSTDGRKKAFSTCTSHLMVLILYYATILCMYMRPPAEQSAVLDHIFSVLYSTVTPMLNPLIYSLRNKDIKIALMRLVTIKNKKY, encoded by the coding sequence ATGAACAACTTTACCTTTGTTGGCATTTTCCAAATATTAGCCTTCTCCAATAATTCAGAAAAACgccctttcctttttttaatattttgtttgctgTACCTAACTGGAGTATTATGGAATTTGCTTATGATTATAGTCATAAGCAGGAACCACTATCTACACACTCCTATGTATGTTTTTCTTGCCCACCTTTCATTTGTAGACATTTGTTACCCATCAGTTACTCTCCCTAAACTCATGGACATTTTACTGTCTGGGGATAATTCAATATCCTTTGTGCAGTGCTTCACTCAGATGttctttttcatatttatggGTGGCACAGAGATTGCTTTGTTGTCCTCCATGGCATATGATCGTTATGTTGCTATCTGCCAACCTTTACATTATCATTTTATAATGAGCAGGAAAAAGTGTTTGCTGCTTTTGGGCGTCACTTGGATATCTGGATGTGGCAATGCATTGTTTCTTCTAATACTTGCATCAAAGTTATTGTTCTGTCGCTCCAACAAAATCTATCAGTTCTTCTGTGATGTAAAGGCATTATTATCAATTTCCTGCTCTAATAAGTTTTTTCAAGTAATGATTTTCATTGAAGCACTGCTATATGGCCTATGTCCATTCTTGCTCAGTTTATCATCGTATATGAAGATTATCAACataatattacaaattaaatcCACAGATGGTAGaaaaaaagccttctccacctgtaCCTCCCACCTCATGGTTCTCATACTATATTATGCAACTATACTGTGCATGTACATGAGGCCACCTGCCGAACAATCAGCTGTGTTGGACCATATATTCTCAGTGCTATATTCAACAGTAACCCCTATGTTGAACCCTCTAATATATAGTCTAAGGAATAAAGATATAAAGATTGCTCTGATGAGacttgtaactattaaaaataagaaatattag